A genome region from Schlesneria paludicola DSM 18645 includes the following:
- a CDS encoding efflux RND transporter permease subunit — protein MLQSIIAWSLNHRLLVLLGAGIICLAGYCAGNALNVDAFPDTTPVQVQINTVAGALVPEEVERQVTFPVEMSLGGLPGLEQLRSVSQFGLSQVIVTFKDGTNIYFARQLINERLSGVEVPAGIGRPEMGPVSTGLGEVFHYTLTSEDGDLTAAKTLHDWEIKPTMRTVPGSAEINSWGGLKKQYQVRLDPVRLVKHGLKFEQVLEAVSANNLNVGGGSIRQSGDSVLVHGVGRTINIDQIRGIVITAVDGVPIRVRDVADVVVSHEMRRGVVTANGQGEVVLGLGFMLMGENSYAVTNRLREKYEEVKQTLPDGFHMDIVYDRTALVNRVIETVKNNLCEGAYLVVVLLFLLLGNLRAGLIAAVAIPLSMLVGFCGMWSTGIAASLLSLGAIDFGIVVDSSVVVIENIIRRLAHRGPCSGEERLRIIRDAASEVRIPTVFGQLIIMIVYLPILSLEGIEGKMFRPMAITVIFILIGSLILSLTLTPVLASLVLPRTVEEKDVSLIRFAQWIYRPMLRLALRCRWLVLVGAIVGLGLTLKTALDLGSEFVPRLSEGDIVIGVMRAPGTSLEESAKMNTQMERLLLEKFPDEISHLWSRVGAPEVATDAGNVEVTDMFVALKPRSEWKKATTQSALVDLMVKEVDQFKGQITWFTQPIELRINEMVSGVRADVALKLFGDDFNTLIPKAQELQSVLAELKGCSDLTVEQVTGQPILRISLEQDEIARYGISARAVLDVVESISSKVIGEVVEGQLRFPLVARLPDELRENPEVIGRILLSAPNGAQLPLSRVANIQRLSGPKMITREWGKRRITVQCNVRGRDVGSFVTEAQQKIQKQIDLPKDQFRIEWGGQFENMRRAQQRLMIVVPLALSLIVGLLYLTYRSIPDTMIVFTSVPFACVGGIMALSMREMPLSISAAVGFITLSGVSVLSSMILASAWRAGNTLDSHHQPELSHHGGIADDPKEAPARPSITEISVNCLRTILMTALVASVGFIPMATSEGSGAEVQRPLATVVIGGVISSMFFTLFVLPILFGMRGNPNAPAEKAAIRA, from the coding sequence ATGCTTCAATCGATTATTGCCTGGTCGCTGAACCACCGTCTGCTTGTGTTGCTCGGTGCTGGCATCATTTGCCTCGCCGGGTATTGCGCCGGGAATGCCTTGAATGTCGATGCATTTCCCGACACGACGCCGGTTCAGGTTCAAATCAACACCGTCGCAGGCGCTCTCGTTCCCGAGGAAGTCGAACGACAAGTCACATTCCCGGTCGAGATGTCGTTGGGAGGACTGCCGGGACTCGAACAATTGCGATCGGTTTCACAGTTTGGACTCTCGCAAGTCATTGTGACGTTCAAAGACGGAACCAACATCTATTTCGCCCGCCAGCTCATCAACGAGCGACTGTCCGGCGTCGAAGTTCCGGCTGGAATTGGACGCCCCGAAATGGGTCCGGTCTCAACCGGGTTGGGCGAAGTCTTCCACTACACCCTGACTTCCGAAGATGGCGACCTGACCGCTGCCAAGACTTTGCACGACTGGGAAATCAAACCCACGATGCGAACCGTTCCTGGTTCGGCGGAAATCAACTCGTGGGGTGGCCTGAAGAAGCAGTATCAGGTACGGCTTGACCCCGTCCGGTTGGTCAAACATGGCCTGAAGTTCGAGCAAGTTTTAGAGGCGGTTTCGGCCAACAATCTGAACGTTGGTGGTGGAAGCATCCGGCAATCGGGTGACTCGGTCCTGGTCCACGGCGTCGGCCGGACCATCAATATTGATCAGATCCGTGGAATCGTCATCACCGCCGTGGATGGAGTGCCGATTCGCGTTCGTGATGTCGCCGACGTGGTCGTCTCGCACGAAATGCGACGTGGTGTCGTGACAGCGAACGGACAGGGCGAAGTTGTCCTCGGCCTGGGCTTCATGCTGATGGGCGAAAACAGCTATGCCGTCACTAACCGCTTGCGGGAAAAATATGAAGAAGTCAAGCAGACGCTGCCAGACGGATTCCACATGGATATCGTCTATGACCGCACGGCCCTGGTGAACCGTGTGATCGAGACGGTCAAGAACAACCTGTGCGAAGGGGCGTACCTCGTCGTCGTCTTGCTGTTTTTGCTGCTCGGAAATCTTCGTGCCGGCCTGATTGCGGCCGTTGCGATCCCTCTCTCGATGCTGGTCGGATTCTGTGGAATGTGGTCCACGGGGATTGCCGCATCATTGCTCAGCCTGGGGGCAATCGACTTCGGAATCGTCGTTGATAGTTCGGTGGTCGTCATCGAAAATATCATTCGACGGTTGGCGCATCGCGGCCCCTGCTCGGGCGAAGAGCGTCTGCGCATCATTCGTGACGCCGCCTCAGAAGTGCGAATTCCGACCGTCTTCGGTCAGTTGATCATCATGATCGTCTACCTGCCCATTCTTTCCCTGGAAGGAATTGAAGGAAAGATGTTCCGCCCCATGGCGATCACGGTGATTTTCATCCTGATTGGATCACTGATCCTGTCACTGACGTTGACACCGGTTCTGGCCAGTCTGGTGTTGCCGCGGACAGTGGAAGAAAAAGACGTGTCGCTGATCCGGTTTGCACAGTGGATCTATCGCCCGATGCTCCGATTGGCCCTGCGTTGCCGCTGGCTGGTCTTGGTCGGTGCGATCGTGGGACTTGGATTGACGCTCAAGACCGCCTTAGACCTGGGATCGGAATTCGTACCGCGATTGTCCGAAGGTGACATTGTGATTGGCGTGATGCGAGCTCCCGGCACAAGCCTGGAAGAATCCGCCAAGATGAACACGCAAATGGAGCGGTTGCTACTCGAAAAATTTCCCGATGAAATTTCGCATCTCTGGAGCCGCGTCGGAGCCCCGGAAGTGGCGACGGACGCCGGGAACGTCGAAGTGACCGATATGTTCGTGGCGCTCAAACCGCGGTCGGAATGGAAAAAAGCCACGACGCAATCCGCACTTGTCGATCTGATGGTCAAAGAGGTCGACCAATTCAAGGGACAAATCACGTGGTTCACGCAGCCAATTGAACTGCGAATCAACGAGATGGTGTCTGGTGTGCGAGCCGACGTCGCCCTCAAGCTGTTTGGTGACGATTTCAATACGCTGATCCCGAAAGCACAAGAACTGCAATCGGTCCTCGCCGAACTAAAAGGATGCAGCGATCTCACCGTTGAGCAGGTCACGGGACAGCCCATTCTGAGAATTTCCCTCGAACAAGACGAAATCGCCCGTTACGGAATTTCGGCCCGGGCGGTCCTGGATGTGGTCGAATCGATCAGCAGCAAAGTGATTGGAGAAGTCGTCGAAGGACAGCTTCGATTCCCGCTGGTCGCGCGACTGCCTGATGAACTGCGCGAGAACCCCGAAGTCATCGGGCGTATCTTGTTGTCAGCACCCAACGGAGCACAATTGCCGTTGTCACGCGTGGCAAACATCCAACGCCTCAGCGGACCCAAGATGATCACACGCGAATGGGGAAAACGCCGAATCACCGTCCAGTGCAATGTTCGCGGTCGTGACGTCGGCAGCTTCGTCACCGAAGCGCAGCAGAAGATTCAAAAGCAGATCGATCTCCCGAAGGATCAATTCCGCATTGAATGGGGCGGTCAGTTCGAGAATATGCGTCGGGCACAGCAGCGACTGATGATCGTGGTACCACTGGCGCTCAGTCTGATCGTGGGACTGCTCTATCTGACATACCGTAGCATCCCCGACACCATGATCGTCTTCACGAGTGTTCCGTTCGCCTGCGTCGGTGGCATCATGGCGCTGTCGATGCGAGAAATGCCGCTGTCGATTTCGGCAGCCGTGGGCTTCATCACACTGTCCGGCGTGTCCGTGCTTAGCAGCATGATTCTCGCGTCGGCATGGCGTGCGGGAAACACACTCGACAGTCATCACCAACCGGAATTGTCGCACCATGGTGGGATTGCCGATGACCCCAAAGAGGCTCCGGCTCGCCCATCGATCACAGAGATTTCGGTCAACTGCCTGCGAACAATCCTGATGACAGCTCTGGTTGCCAGTGTCGGATTTATTCCCATGGCCACCAGCGAAGGGTCAGGCGCCGAAGTCCAGCGTCCGCTCGCCACAGTGGTCATCGGCGGCGTCATCAGCAGTATGTTCTTCACGCTCTTCGTGCTACCGATCCTGTTCGGCATGCGAGGTAACCCAAACGCCCCGGCCGAAAAAGCGGCGATCCGGGCATGA
- a CDS encoding DUF6798 domain-containing protein produces MSGQRKHDPWLVPVLIWVTFFVYGAIAAPVPGVNEPHYLCKAKHFWHPQWCAGDFFLSSPNAHLVFYLTIGSLTTILPLETVAWIGRAAATGVLAIGWTRCFSRLFFMSWAPLWCAWVFLAFSACGNFSGEWLVGGVEGKVFAYGFLLLALGDVFRERNHWAAIWAGLAISFHPVVGIWGLMAYFLLRGMELARDVRRSSVGAPGQSLLASAGPAIFATFQELLLLTVVAIPGLVPVVQLLTESVSPETRFAGTYLQVYFRLAHHLDPMLFPLRSYLGYAALLLVWIASLSWGGRTNERRRFDVIVFGAVLFMVGGILVGYGPRPARLMPYFAERMNLLKFYPFRLGDLLLPVAVSVSLIGVLERTALFTSSESSRERRALLPQIMMLLVFVAALCRADSTGESNRYATIDRADWLDVCRWIDQNVSVDAVLQSPTNGWAFKWFARRAEYVAFKDCPQDAAGIVEWNRRLNFLQKWYEQNYADQLYSASELRGLREQTGMTHLLTDRLGPLEIEPIYRNGTFQVYDLTTLDQ; encoded by the coding sequence ATGAGTGGCCAGCGCAAACACGATCCGTGGCTCGTGCCTGTTCTGATCTGGGTCACGTTCTTCGTGTATGGAGCCATCGCGGCCCCTGTTCCAGGGGTGAACGAGCCGCATTATCTGTGCAAGGCGAAGCATTTCTGGCATCCCCAATGGTGCGCAGGCGACTTCTTCTTAAGTTCACCCAATGCGCACCTGGTCTTCTATCTAACGATCGGAAGTCTGACCACGATCCTGCCACTTGAAACGGTGGCGTGGATCGGTCGTGCGGCGGCCACGGGTGTCTTGGCGATTGGCTGGACTCGTTGTTTCTCAAGGCTGTTTTTCATGTCTTGGGCTCCGCTCTGGTGCGCATGGGTCTTTTTGGCGTTCAGCGCTTGCGGAAATTTCTCTGGGGAGTGGTTGGTTGGCGGAGTCGAGGGGAAGGTCTTCGCCTATGGGTTCCTGCTGCTGGCGCTCGGTGATGTTTTTCGCGAGCGCAATCATTGGGCCGCGATCTGGGCCGGGCTTGCGATCAGTTTTCATCCAGTTGTGGGAATCTGGGGGCTGATGGCATATTTTCTTCTGCGCGGAATGGAACTCGCGCGTGACGTTCGTCGCAGCTCTGTGGGTGCGCCGGGACAGAGTTTGCTCGCGTCGGCCGGTCCTGCAATTTTCGCGACCTTTCAAGAACTGCTCTTATTGACTGTGGTGGCCATTCCGGGCCTTGTTCCCGTCGTCCAATTGTTGACCGAGTCGGTGTCGCCGGAAACACGATTCGCGGGAACTTACCTGCAGGTCTACTTCAGGCTCGCACATCATCTCGATCCAATGCTCTTTCCGTTGAGATCTTATCTGGGTTACGCGGCTTTGCTTCTGGTCTGGATTGCGAGTCTGTCGTGGGGCGGTCGCACGAATGAACGGCGACGATTTGATGTGATTGTGTTCGGGGCGGTCTTGTTTATGGTGGGCGGGATTCTGGTGGGATATGGACCTCGTCCGGCCAGACTGATGCCCTACTTTGCCGAACGCATGAATCTGCTGAAGTTCTATCCGTTTCGTCTGGGTGATCTGCTCTTGCCCGTCGCAGTCTCGGTCAGTTTGATCGGCGTCCTCGAAAGGACGGCTCTGTTCACTTCGAGCGAATCGTCGCGCGAACGACGAGCCCTTCTCCCACAGATTATGATGTTGCTGGTCTTTGTCGCGGCGCTGTGTCGCGCTGATTCGACGGGCGAAAGCAATCGCTACGCGACGATTGACCGTGCGGACTGGCTGGACGTGTGCCGGTGGATCGATCAGAACGTGTCCGTCGATGCCGTCCTCCAATCACCCACCAACGGCTGGGCGTTCAAATGGTTTGCACGTCGAGCAGAATATGTGGCGTTCAAGGATTGCCCACAAGATGCAGCGGGCATCGTCGAGTGGAATCGACGGCTGAACTTCTTGCAGAAGTGGTACGAGCAGAACTATGCCGATCAATTGTATTCGGCGAGTGAACTTCGTGGATTGCGAGAGCAAACCGGAATGACACATCTGTTGACCGACCGCCTCGGCCCGCTGGAGATCGAGCCGATCTATCGGAACGGAACGTTTCAGGTTTATGACCTGACAACACTGGATCAGTAG
- a CDS encoding RNA polymerase subunit sigma — translation MGGPIVRTGTTPKFWENYDRIFNKATTKKSGESKKDAVKSEAKTVKKSAKKAAGKKKK, via the coding sequence ATGGGTGGCCCGATTGTTCGTACCGGAACAACTCCAAAGTTCTGGGAAAACTACGATCGCATTTTCAATAAGGCAACCACCAAGAAGTCGGGTGAATCCAAAAAAGACGCTGTGAAGTCGGAAGCCAAGACCGTGAAGAAGTCGGCCAAGAAGGCAGCTGGCAAAAAGAAGAAGTAG
- a CDS encoding S1C family serine protease, giving the protein MRFFLGCVLSAMLASVMTIWLTNPSRDGGLVAQDRRVRVESPVELVRPATANIYDSDGFTPEEAVAVSVYEAVNRGVVNITAKAVTDRLLTKSSQEDTGSGAIIDHEGRILTNFHVVNGAKDVAVTLYNGKTYPATLIGADPLNDLAVIQIEAADDELYPIALGDSRGLRVGMRVFALGNPFGLERTLTTGIISSLNRSLQIHGHWKIKSIIQIDAAINPGSSGGPLLDSHGWLIGINTAIATTSGQSAGVGFAIPASLISRVVPQLVKYGRVIRPESGIDKVYQTEKGLLIAEMRPNGPAERAGLRGPKITRSRLFPMKGQDRTAADLIVAIDDQKVVTAEDFLGYIEGKRPGDEVTLTVIREGRRVPIPLQLANSEPVESTSSR; this is encoded by the coding sequence ATGCGTTTTTTTCTTGGTTGTGTCCTCTCGGCAATGCTCGCCAGCGTCATGACGATCTGGTTGACGAACCCATCTCGCGATGGCGGGCTCGTCGCGCAAGATCGCCGAGTTCGCGTCGAGTCGCCCGTCGAACTCGTTCGTCCGGCGACGGCCAACATTTATGATTCCGATGGATTCACTCCGGAAGAAGCTGTCGCGGTTTCGGTTTACGAGGCCGTCAATCGTGGCGTGGTCAATATCACTGCCAAAGCCGTGACCGATCGTCTGCTGACGAAATCGAGCCAGGAGGATACCGGTTCGGGTGCCATCATTGATCATGAAGGCCGGATTCTGACGAATTTCCACGTCGTTAACGGTGCGAAGGATGTGGCCGTCACGCTGTACAACGGCAAGACCTATCCCGCGACATTGATCGGGGCCGACCCGCTGAACGATTTGGCGGTCATTCAAATCGAAGCGGCTGATGACGAACTGTATCCGATCGCTTTGGGTGATTCGCGCGGACTTCGTGTCGGGATGCGCGTCTTTGCCCTGGGGAATCCCTTTGGTCTGGAGCGAACGCTGACCACCGGAATTATTTCCAGCTTGAATCGATCGTTGCAGATCCATGGGCACTGGAAAATCAAATCGATCATCCAGATCGATGCCGCGATCAATCCAGGAAGTTCAGGGGGGCCGCTGTTGGATTCGCATGGATGGCTGATTGGAATCAACACGGCGATTGCGACCACATCGGGGCAAAGCGCGGGGGTCGGTTTTGCGATTCCCGCCAGCTTGATCTCGCGCGTCGTTCCGCAACTGGTGAAGTACGGTCGCGTCATTCGTCCAGAGAGCGGCATCGACAAGGTGTATCAGACGGAAAAAGGATTGTTGATCGCGGAGATGCGACCGAACGGTCCGGCGGAACGCGCGGGGCTGCGTGGACCCAAGATCACCCGATCGCGTTTGTTCCCGATGAAGGGGCAAGATCGCACTGCGGCAGACCTGATCGTCGCGATCGATGATCAGAAGGTGGTCACCGCCGAAGACTTTCTGGGCTATATCGAGGGCAAGCGGCCGGGTGACGAGGTGACGCTGACCGTGATTCGAGAAGGTCGTCGTGTTCCGATCCCGTTGCAATTGGCGAATTCGGAGCCGGTCGAGAGCACCAGCAGTCGCTAA